GGCGTCTACCCACGCTTGTGCGTGATGCAAGGGACAATTCGTTATTATGGTTATGCCGATGGGACAAGCCCTGAGCCCGTCGAAACGCTGACTATTGAAGCCGGACAATTTGGTGTATTCCCGCCAGAAAAATGGCACAGAATCGAAGCGTTATCTGATGACACGC
This genomic interval from Pectobacterium aquaticum contains the following:
- a CDS encoding DUF1971 domain-containing protein — its product is MERIVIPANYVHTRTTPFWTKETAPASIWKRHLDVGTRQGVYPRLCVMQGTIRYYGYADGTSPEPVETLTIEAGQFGVFPPEKWHRIEALSDDTLFNVDFYVDPKILIEG